A single genomic interval of Bacteroidota bacterium harbors:
- a CDS encoding arylsulfatase, with the protein MKNSGRYTSLILLSTLTFSGCQENNSRSNDRPNIILILADDLGYGELGCYGQEKIETPNIDALSEKGVRFTQHYSGSAVSAPSRCSLLSGLHPGHMSIRGNHEWGSRGDVWNYRSMINDSTLEGQYPMPDSVTIATLLKHAGYKTGMVGKWGLGAPHSNSVPNKMRFDYFCGYNCQRIAHTYYPVHLWENDHRILLGNDTVKPHLGLAEGSDPNSPDSYSNFSLSTYAPDVMQEKMLSFIEENKSEPFFMYWASPIPHLPLQAPQRWVDYYHDKFGDEDPLINASYYPHRYPRAAYAAMISYLDEQVGELLTKLKELGIYENSIIIFTSDNGPTYIDADVQWFESAGILKTDSKTNKGYLNEGGIRVPMIVSWPAEIKNSFESDHISAFWDIMPTLTEIAGTMTPDNNDGISFLPELLGQKQNKHDHLYWEFSGYSGQQALRMGPWKAIRKNIKKGNLDIELYNLETDILEENNIAKQKPDLMDQIDSIFRTEHTISPIERFRFDIFGEE; encoded by the coding sequence ATGAAAAATTCAGGGAGATATACATCATTAATTTTATTATCAACATTAACATTCTCAGGATGTCAGGAAAATAATTCAAGAAGCAATGACAGACCAAATATCATTCTTATTCTTGCTGATGACCTGGGATATGGAGAACTAGGCTGTTATGGGCAAGAGAAAATTGAAACTCCTAATATTGATGCCCTTTCTGAAAAAGGAGTAAGGTTTACTCAACATTATTCAGGATCTGCTGTAAGTGCTCCTTCACGATGCTCATTACTTTCCGGACTACATCCTGGTCATATGTCAATAAGAGGGAATCACGAGTGGGGAAGCAGGGGAGATGTATGGAATTACCGGTCTATGATAAATGACTCAACTCTTGAAGGTCAGTATCCAATGCCTGATTCTGTTACTATTGCAACATTACTAAAACACGCTGGATATAAGACCGGAATGGTTGGGAAATGGGGATTAGGTGCTCCGCATTCAAACAGTGTCCCTAACAAGATGAGATTTGATTATTTCTGTGGATACAACTGCCAGAGGATTGCACATACCTATTACCCGGTTCATTTGTGGGAAAATGATCATAGAATATTGCTTGGTAATGATACTGTTAAACCGCATTTAGGATTAGCGGAAGGTTCTGATCCAAATAGTCCGGATAGCTATTCAAACTTTAGCTTATCAACTTACGCTCCTGATGTGATGCAGGAAAAGATGCTTTCATTTATAGAAGAAAACAAGTCTGAACCATTCTTCATGTATTGGGCAAGTCCGATTCCACACCTGCCATTGCAAGCCCCACAAAGATGGGTTGATTACTATCATGATAAATTTGGTGATGAGGATCCATTGATAAATGCCTCTTACTATCCTCATAGATATCCTCGTGCAGCATATGCAGCAATGATTTCCTATCTTGATGAACAAGTTGGCGAATTGCTAACTAAGCTTAAAGAACTTGGAATCTATGAAAACAGCATAATCATTTTTACCAGTGATAATGGCCCTACCTATATTGATGCTGATGTTCAATGGTTTGAAAGTGCCGGTATCCTGAAGACTGATTCAAAAACCAATAAAGGATATTTGAATGAAGGAGGAATTAGAGTTCCAATGATTGTATCATGGCCGGCAGAGATAAAAAACTCTTTTGAAAGTGATCATATTTCTGCTTTCTGGGATATTATGCCAACACTTACAGAGATAGCCGGAACAATGACTCCTGATAATAACGATGGAATAAGTTTTCTTCCGGAGCTACTTGGGCAGAAACAAAATAAGCATGATCATCTTTATTGGGAGTTTAGTGGCTATAGTGGTCAGCAAGCTCTTAGAATGGGTCCTTGGAAAGCCATCCGTAAGAATATTAAAAAAGGGAATCTGGATATTGAACTTTATAATCTTGAGACAGATATCCTTGAAGAAAATAATATTGCAAAGCAAAAGCCAGATTTAATGGATCAAATAGATTCAATATTTAGAACTGAACATACTATATCACCTATAGAGAGGTTTAGGTTTGATATTTTTGGGGAGGAGTAA